One region of Streptomyces rishiriensis genomic DNA includes:
- a CDS encoding ABC transporter substrate-binding protein, with protein sequence MHRRTALSVIAASAVFAVTGCSADPSADATAEDGTTTVTLALDWTPNTNHTGIYVAQQKGWFKAAGIDLKIVPYGSTAPETLIASHKADFGISYQEGVTTARAAGQDITSVYAVTQKTNVTIAVRAGRTDITSPKDLDGRTYAGFGAPYEKPLLQKVIRNAGGRGDFKQVTLNTSAYAALYAGRADFAMPMPTWEGLEAELSGKPLKNFQLSDYGFPAIYSTLVASSDRFLEKNPEIAKKFLAAVDKGYRYAADHPDKAADLLVDANRSVLTNVELVRKSAQLLADEYYRAADGTIGAQSPERWQDFADFEYRAGLLSDANGGKLTRTPDAGSFFTNAYLPASDTEVTK encoded by the coding sequence ATGCACCGCCGTACCGCCCTGTCCGTCATAGCCGCGTCGGCCGTATTCGCCGTCACCGGCTGCTCGGCGGACCCCTCGGCCGACGCCACCGCCGAGGACGGCACCACGACCGTCACCCTCGCCCTGGACTGGACCCCGAACACCAACCACACCGGCATCTACGTCGCCCAGCAGAAGGGCTGGTTCAAGGCGGCCGGCATCGATCTGAAGATCGTGCCCTACGGTTCGACCGCGCCCGAGACGCTGATCGCGAGCCACAAGGCCGACTTCGGCATCTCGTACCAGGAGGGCGTGACCACGGCGCGCGCCGCGGGCCAGGACATCACGTCCGTCTACGCGGTCACGCAGAAGACGAACGTCACCATCGCCGTACGCGCCGGCCGTACGGACATCACGTCACCCAAGGACCTGGACGGGCGCACGTACGCCGGTTTCGGCGCTCCTTACGAGAAGCCGCTCCTGCAGAAGGTGATCCGGAACGCGGGCGGCAGGGGTGACTTCAAGCAGGTCACCCTCAACACCTCGGCATACGCGGCGCTCTACGCGGGCAGGGCGGACTTCGCGATGCCGATGCCGACCTGGGAGGGACTGGAGGCAGAGCTGAGCGGTAAGCCGCTGAAGAACTTCCAGTTGTCCGACTACGGTTTCCCGGCGATCTACTCGACGCTCGTCGCGTCCTCGGACCGGTTCCTGGAGAAGAACCCGGAGATCGCGAAGAAGTTCCTGGCCGCCGTCGACAAGGGGTACAGGTACGCGGCCGACCACCCCGACAAGGCCGCGGATCTCCTCGTCGACGCCAACAGGAGCGTCCTCACCAACGTCGAACTCGTGCGCAAGAGCGCTCAGTTGCTCGCCGATGAGTACTACCGGGCCGCCGACGGCACGATCGGTGCCCAGAGCCCGGAGCGCTGGCAGGACTTCGCAGACTTCGAGTACCGGGCGGGACTTCTGAGCGACGCGAACGGCGGGAAGCTGACCAGGACCCCGGACGCCGGTTCGTTCTTCACCAACGCCTATCTGCCCGCCTCGGACACCGAGGTCACCAAGTGA
- a CDS encoding LuxR family transcriptional regulator AbsR2, which translates to MTTFEPQAGTLRLPWPFTGRDEELELVRRSLAGGRPGMVISGPAGCGRTRLATEALRGADCARVAGTPGTRDLPFAAFSALLPEGVTLHRAVQLLSGRRLLLVDDAHLLDDASAALLHQLAVQGRARLLVLVTDGARPPGAVARLWTGELLPRLALEPLPLEESAQLIGAGAGGLVEPLAVNRLHRLCAGDLRLLRDLLDALREQGLLTRDTDADEWTWRGRVPVTPALRERAAAVLARACPDEREILDRLAFAEPLPQVADTLDLRILERLEADGLVDVGDDTTVRLAHPLHGPVLRAEAGRLRARRLTGRRSTTAALDAEAAELTRRMERTDVRTTSTPVGEWLVAEGEPVPPWYAAVRARFSRLRGELREAAAWAREGLAAAPQDRACRTELALAAVQSGETGPSIDLLTERPGTAAWPPAARGDLDTALRTLEEPEHGAEPECGAEPVLARPDPYIAYDAVRLGVPRRAVRLLPSDGCLARHARALARGDGPALDLVAAELEERGFLLFAAEAYAQAVRVHRDAGAARTARTRAVALARRCQGARTPALSGLVLGELTARQRQIVTLAAAGLSNRQIADRLTLSVRTVGNHLYGAYTRLGAGDRGALPWLVEQPA; encoded by the coding sequence GTGACGACGTTCGAACCGCAAGCCGGGACCCTGCGACTGCCATGGCCGTTCACGGGCCGGGACGAGGAACTGGAGCTCGTCCGCCGCTCCCTGGCGGGGGGCCGGCCCGGCATGGTGATCAGCGGACCGGCGGGCTGCGGCCGCACCCGGCTGGCCACGGAGGCGCTCCGCGGCGCCGACTGCGCCCGGGTGGCCGGCACCCCCGGGACGCGCGACCTGCCGTTCGCCGCCTTCTCCGCTCTTCTCCCCGAGGGCGTCACCCTGCACAGGGCGGTCCAACTCCTCTCCGGCCGCAGGCTGTTGCTGGTCGACGACGCGCACCTGCTGGACGACGCCTCCGCCGCCCTGCTCCACCAACTGGCCGTCCAGGGCCGCGCCCGCCTGCTGGTCCTCGTCACGGACGGGGCCCGCCCGCCCGGCGCGGTCGCCCGCCTGTGGACCGGCGAACTGCTGCCCCGGCTCGCCCTGGAGCCCCTGCCCCTCGAGGAGAGCGCCCAGCTCATCGGCGCCGGCGCCGGCGGCCTCGTGGAACCCCTCGCCGTCAACCGCCTGCACCGGCTGTGCGCGGGCGACCTGCGCCTCCTGCGCGACCTGCTGGACGCGTTGCGCGAGCAGGGCCTGCTGACCAGGGACACGGACGCCGACGAGTGGACCTGGCGGGGCCGGGTCCCGGTGACCCCGGCGCTGCGCGAGCGCGCCGCCGCCGTGCTCGCCCGCGCCTGCCCCGACGAACGCGAGATCCTCGACCGGCTCGCCTTCGCCGAACCGCTGCCCCAGGTGGCGGACACCCTGGACCTGAGGATCCTCGAACGCCTGGAGGCGGACGGCCTTGTCGACGTCGGCGACGACACGACCGTCCGGCTGGCCCACCCCCTGCACGGACCGGTCCTGCGCGCCGAGGCCGGACGGCTGCGCGCGAGGCGGCTCACCGGCCGACGGTCCACCACGGCCGCCCTCGACGCCGAGGCGGCCGAGCTGACCCGCCGCATGGAGCGGACCGACGTCCGTACGACGTCCACGCCCGTGGGGGAGTGGCTCGTCGCGGAGGGGGAACCGGTCCCGCCGTGGTACGCCGCCGTCCGCGCGCGGTTCTCACGGCTGCGGGGGGAGCTGCGCGAGGCGGCGGCCTGGGCGAGGGAGGGCCTGGCCGCCGCCCCGCAGGACCGCGCCTGCCGCACCGAACTGGCCCTGGCCGCCGTCCAGTCCGGCGAGACGGGCCCCTCCATCGACCTCCTCACGGAGCGTCCCGGCACCGCCGCATGGCCACCGGCCGCCCGCGGAGACCTCGACACGGCCCTGAGAACCCTCGAAGAGCCCGAGCACGGGGCCGAGCCCGAGTGCGGGGCGGAGCCCGTCCTCGCCCGGCCTGATCCGTACATCGCCTACGACGCCGTACGCCTCGGCGTTCCCCGGCGCGCGGTCCGGCTTCTGCCCTCCGACGGTTGTCTCGCCCGGCACGCCCGTGCGCTCGCCCGGGGAGACGGACCCGCGCTGGACCTGGTGGCCGCCGAACTGGAGGAGCGCGGGTTCCTGCTCTTCGCGGCCGAGGCGTACGCACAGGCGGTACGCGTCCACCGGGACGCCGGCGCGGCCCGCACCGCCCGTACGCGTGCCGTCGCCCTCGCCCGGCGCTGCCAGGGCGCCCGTACCCCGGCACTGTCCGGTCTGGTCCTGGGCGAACTCACCGCCCGGCAACGGCAGATCGTGACCCTCGCCGCCGCCGGTCTCAGCAACCGGCAGATCGCCGATCGCCTCACCCTGTCCGTCCGGACCGTCGGCAACCACCTCTACGGCGCCTACACCCGACTCGGCGCCGGCGACCGCGGCGCCCTTCCCTGGTTGGTCGAGCAGCCCGCCTGA
- a CDS encoding ABC transporter substrate-binding protein, with translation MPHIRVMLDYFHPWPNSAGFYVARARRWFAEAGLDVELVVQDPGRGDTLEYVARGEVDFGVFPPNRLLARRAAHGQPLIAVAAVNHRGLEAIQTTASTGITRPRDLAGRRVALNPTPRGLAMVRHLVAADGGDPDAVVTIDAGSRELTVDDIEAGEADATFGTYWSWDALRGDLPEERRVTWPVDEIGAPRYHSYLLGTNERLLTERPSLVRDFLAATARGYAAAAQDGERTLQLLERVIPYFPRPLIARSLALVAPTWTDSEGRWGVIDPARTGPYAHWLAKHGALAHDRDWDRSFTNALLPAMAG, from the coding sequence ATGCCGCACATCCGGGTCATGCTCGACTATTTCCATCCCTGGCCCAATTCCGCCGGTTTCTATGTGGCCCGTGCCCGCCGCTGGTTCGCGGAGGCCGGGCTTGACGTGGAACTCGTCGTCCAGGATCCGGGACGCGGCGACACCCTGGAGTATGTGGCGCGCGGCGAGGTGGACTTCGGCGTCTTCCCGCCCAACCGGCTACTGGCCCGGCGCGCCGCGCACGGCCAGCCGCTGATCGCCGTGGCCGCCGTCAACCACCGCGGCCTGGAGGCGATCCAGACCACCGCGTCCACCGGCATCACCCGCCCCCGTGACCTCGCGGGCCGTCGCGTCGCCCTGAACCCGACCCCGCGCGGCCTGGCCATGGTCCGCCATCTGGTGGCGGCCGACGGCGGCGACCCGGACGCGGTGGTCACGATCGACGCGGGCTCGCGCGAGCTGACCGTCGACGACATCGAGGCGGGCGAGGCCGACGCCACCTTCGGCACCTACTGGTCGTGGGACGCGCTCCGCGGCGACCTGCCCGAGGAGCGGCGCGTGACCTGGCCGGTCGACGAGATCGGCGCACCCCGCTACCACAGCTATCTCCTGGGCACGAACGAACGCCTGCTCACCGAACGACCCTCTCTGGTAAGGGACTTCCTCGCCGCCACGGCTCGGGGATACGCGGCCGCCGCACAGGACGGCGAGCGGACACTGCAGTTGCTGGAAAGGGTCATCCCCTACTTCCCGCGCCCGCTGATAGCCCGTTCCCTCGCCCTGGTCGCGCCCACCTGGACGGACTCGGAGGGCCGCTGGGGAGTGATCGATCCGGCTCGCACGGGCCCGTACGCGCACTGGCTCGCGAAGCACGGCGCCCTCGCGCACGACCGGGACTGGGACCGCTCCTTCACCAACGCGCTGCTGCCGGCCATGGCCGGATGA
- a CDS encoding MFS transporter produces MLPGEDRAARRVLTVCLAAGATTLLDQSVLNIAVPALRQSLSADATDVQWIVSGYSLAFGLALVPGGSLGDVRGRKHLFLVGLSTFVLCGLVAATGTRATTVVVARLVQGAGAGLVNSQVIGTLQDVFHGLDRARALGLYAVTGGGAAALGPALGGTLVTLCGPGTGWRLCLLLSAPCGVLTLWLAARRLPPPRRVAAPGRVDLWGLVCVAALTLSLMLPFISTPDSGRAVALWAAAALVAAGALVLGQRWRVRRGRVPLVHPSLIRSAPYALGTSVAMANFGASLAAGLVLTLFLQSGLGLSALTTAAVTLPSAVAMGVSSAVAWRVVRRIGARTVTLGLSVGVLALLGGAVAAVTLPLAALPLALAGVQVVSGAASGLTVSPNQARVLQHAPADAAGVAGGILQMTQRIAAAVCLSAVSGIYLRGSAGAEGEPRTAFAVASVVCAGLLAAALLVCVALPRVSSGAGRVRGRAGVSDRAASEAP; encoded by the coding sequence ATGCTTCCGGGAGAGGATCGCGCGGCCCGGAGGGTACTGACGGTCTGTCTGGCGGCCGGGGCGACGACCCTGCTGGACCAGTCGGTCCTCAACATCGCCGTCCCCGCACTGCGCCAGTCACTGTCCGCCGACGCCACGGACGTGCAGTGGATCGTCTCCGGCTACTCGCTGGCCTTCGGGCTCGCCCTGGTGCCCGGCGGCAGCCTGGGGGACGTACGCGGCCGCAAACATCTGTTCCTCGTCGGCCTCTCGACGTTCGTGCTGTGCGGCCTGGTCGCCGCCACCGGCACCCGTGCGACGACGGTGGTGGTGGCCCGGCTGGTGCAGGGAGCCGGTGCCGGGCTGGTCAACTCCCAGGTGATCGGTACCCTCCAGGACGTCTTCCACGGCCTGGATCGCGCCCGCGCCCTGGGCCTGTACGCGGTCACCGGCGGGGGCGCGGCGGCGCTGGGCCCGGCGCTCGGCGGAACGCTGGTCACGCTGTGCGGTCCGGGGACGGGCTGGCGGCTGTGTCTGTTGCTGAGCGCGCCGTGCGGGGTGCTCACCCTGTGGCTGGCGGCCCGGCGGCTGCCCCCGCCCCGGCGGGTCGCCGCGCCCGGCCGTGTCGACCTGTGGGGACTGGTGTGCGTGGCAGCGCTGACCCTGTCGCTCATGCTGCCGTTCATCAGCACGCCGGACAGCGGCCGGGCGGTCGCGCTGTGGGCGGCGGCGGCCCTGGTCGCGGCGGGCGCGCTGGTGCTGGGCCAGCGGTGGCGGGTCCGGCGGGGGCGCGTGCCCCTGGTGCACCCTTCGCTGATCCGCTCGGCCCCGTACGCGCTGGGCACGTCGGTGGCGATGGCGAACTTCGGCGCGTCCCTGGCGGCCGGGCTGGTGCTGACGCTGTTCCTGCAGAGCGGGCTCGGCCTCTCGGCGCTCACCACGGCGGCCGTGACCCTCCCGTCCGCGGTCGCGATGGGGGTGTCGTCGGCGGTGGCCTGGCGGGTGGTGCGGCGGATCGGCGCCCGTACCGTCACCCTCGGCCTGTCGGTGGGCGTCCTCGCCCTGCTGGGCGGCGCCGTGGCGGCGGTGACGCTGCCGCTCGCCGCGCTGCCTCTGGCGCTGGCGGGGGTCCAGGTGGTCTCGGGGGCCGCGTCCGGCCTGACCGTCTCGCCCAACCAGGCGCGCGTCCTCCAGCACGCCCCCGCCGACGCGGCGGGGGTGGCGGGCGGCATCCTTCAGATGACCCAGCGGATCGCGGCGGCGGTGTGCCTCAGCGCGGTCTCCGGGATCTACCTGCGGGGTTCGGCCGGGGCGGAGGGCGAGCCGAGGACGGCGTTCGCGGTGGCGTCGGTCGTCTGCGCGGGCCTGTTGGCGGCGGCGCTGCTGGTGTGCGTGGCGCTGCCGCGCGTCTCGTCCGGTGCGGGACGGGTGCGGGGGCGGGCAGGGGTGTCGGACCGTGCGGCGAGCGAGGCGCCGTAG
- a CDS encoding sulfurtransferase, translating into MTTFPLPGPLVDDSWLAARLDDPRLVVLDATVLLPSPRHDGDHRCVSGREGWLRRRLPGSRHADLTGDFSDPGAPYHFAVPSPPALAGALAGVGVGEGSAVVVYDTGGGIWAARLWWMLRAISVPAAVLDGGLAAWESAGRPLTSGDDAVPVPEVTPVVPVPRPGSWTDVHEVEAISRGERPGTLVCALPPGGFDGSVPTRYSRRGHIPGSRSLPGRELLDAEGRVLSPADLATRVGAGLDATDTPVVLYCGGGISAAGVALALTLLGRPDVSLYDGSLEEWSQDPARPLTTGHVA; encoded by the coding sequence ATGACCACCTTCCCGCTGCCCGGACCCCTGGTCGACGACTCCTGGCTGGCCGCCCGGCTCGACGACCCCCGGCTGGTCGTCCTCGACGCCACGGTGCTGCTGCCCTCACCCCGTCATGACGGTGACCACCGCTGCGTGAGCGGCCGCGAAGGGTGGCTCCGACGCCGCCTCCCGGGTTCCCGGCACGCGGATCTGACCGGGGACTTCTCCGACCCCGGCGCTCCCTACCACTTCGCCGTGCCGAGCCCGCCGGCCCTGGCCGGAGCGCTCGCCGGGGTCGGCGTGGGGGAGGGGAGCGCGGTGGTCGTGTACGACACCGGCGGCGGGATCTGGGCGGCCCGGCTGTGGTGGATGCTGCGGGCGATCTCCGTTCCGGCGGCCGTGCTCGACGGAGGTCTGGCGGCGTGGGAGTCGGCGGGACGGCCGCTCACGTCCGGCGACGACGCGGTGCCGGTGCCCGAGGTGACCCCTGTCGTCCCCGTCCCGCGTCCCGGATCGTGGACGGACGTCCACGAGGTGGAAGCCATCAGTCGTGGTGAGCGGCCCGGCACCCTGGTCTGCGCGTTGCCCCCGGGCGGCTTCGACGGGTCGGTCCCCACCCGGTACAGCCGACGCGGGCACATTCCCGGAAGCCGGAGTCTTCCCGGTCGCGAACTCCTGGACGCCGAAGGGCGGGTGCTGTCTCCGGCCGACCTCGCCACCCGCGTCGGCGCCGGTCTCGACGCCACCGATACGCCGGTCGTCCTGTACTGCGGCGGCGGTATCTCGGCCGCCGGCGTCGCCCTCGCCCTCACCCTCCTCGGCCGTCCGGACGTGTCCCTGTACGACGGTTCACTCGAGGAGTGGTCGCAGGATCCGGCACGGCCGCTGACGACGGGACACGTCGCCTGA
- the absR1 gene encoding beta-glucuronidase AbsR1 yields MTARYCSLAQQSAPAFAPGLAVERLGALMSGRRMWVNGTVLHYCFLDGDSDGSVIALPGSGGTRWVSWVGAEEQREIVRDCFREWRDLGIGVTFAEVADRSEAELRIGFQSGDGSWSAVGRDALSAGLNERTMNFGWDLTAPGERATALHEIGHALGMQHEHQSPFAGLHWDDEAVYADLAGPPNHWSRDRTYFNVLRKLDPAEANGSVWDSQSVMEYPFSAGLILEPEQFRGGVHPAGALSPMDKEFVLGWYPPPGGARSPALVPFRSVPLSLRPGEQVDFTVEPRETREYTVATFGESDSVVVVFEERDGEPRFLAGHDDGGAAHNATIRVRFVRDRRYFVRVRLYSGWGSGETAVMCW; encoded by the coding sequence ATGACCGCCCGTTACTGCTCGCTCGCCCAGCAGTCCGCCCCCGCCTTCGCGCCGGGGCTGGCCGTCGAGCGGCTCGGCGCGTTGATGAGCGGGCGGCGGATGTGGGTCAACGGCACGGTGCTGCACTACTGCTTCCTCGACGGTGACAGCGACGGGTCGGTCATCGCCCTGCCGGGTTCCGGGGGGACCCGCTGGGTGTCGTGGGTCGGCGCCGAGGAGCAGCGGGAGATCGTGCGGGACTGCTTTCGCGAGTGGCGGGACCTGGGCATCGGGGTGACCTTCGCCGAGGTCGCCGACCGCTCGGAGGCGGAGCTGCGCATCGGGTTCCAGTCGGGTGACGGCTCCTGGTCGGCGGTGGGCCGGGACGCGCTGTCGGCCGGTCTCAACGAACGCACGATGAACTTCGGCTGGGACCTGACCGCGCCCGGGGAGCGCGCGACGGCCCTGCACGAGATCGGACACGCGCTCGGCATGCAGCACGAGCACCAGAGCCCGTTCGCCGGACTCCACTGGGACGACGAGGCCGTGTACGCCGACCTCGCGGGCCCGCCGAACCACTGGAGCCGGGACAGGACCTACTTCAACGTCCTGCGCAAACTGGATCCGGCCGAGGCGAACGGGTCGGTGTGGGACTCGCAGTCCGTCATGGAGTACCCCTTCTCGGCGGGACTGATCCTGGAGCCTGAGCAGTTCCGCGGGGGTGTGCATCCGGCAGGCGCACTGTCGCCGATGGACAAGGAGTTCGTCCTCGGCTGGTATCCGCCGCCCGGTGGGGCGCGGTCGCCGGCGCTGGTGCCGTTCCGTTCGGTGCCGCTGTCGCTGCGGCCGGGTGAGCAGGTCGACTTCACCGTCGAGCCGCGCGAGACCCGCGAGTACACCGTCGCGACCTTCGGCGAGAGCGACTCCGTCGTCGTGGTCTTCGAGGAGCGCGACGGGGAACCCCGCTTCCTCGCGGGGCACGACGACGGAGGCGCTGCGCACAACGCCACGATCAGGGTCCGGTTCGTCAGGGACCGCCGCTACTTCGTGCGTGTACGCCTGTACTCCGGCTGGGGTTCGGGCGAGACGGCCGTCATGTGCTGGTGA
- a CDS encoding ABC transporter permease — protein sequence MSAVIRSLWPPLLVLAVVIGGWQLYVTGAGVDPTMLPSPTRVVQQGWANREVLWAQTVPTLQETLLGFALSFAAAWLVAVLLDFSAAARRGLYPLLVASQTIPVVAVAPLLIIWFGFGLLPKMLVVTLTTFFPLAANLAAGFAATDREAMRLLRSLGAGRLRTFRLVRVPSAMPYFFAGLRVSITYAVVGAVFAEYAGAEAGLGIYMQAQKSAFRTDLVFAAVGVTAALSIALFGATHLLQRLVLPWERAQREERS from the coding sequence GTGAGCGCGGTCATACGGTCGTTGTGGCCGCCGCTGCTGGTGCTGGCCGTCGTGATCGGCGGCTGGCAGCTGTACGTGACGGGCGCGGGCGTCGACCCGACGATGCTTCCGTCGCCGACGCGGGTGGTGCAGCAGGGCTGGGCCAACCGCGAGGTCCTGTGGGCGCAGACCGTGCCCACGCTCCAGGAGACCCTGCTGGGCTTCGCGCTGTCGTTCGCGGCGGCGTGGCTGGTCGCCGTGCTCCTGGACTTCTCGGCGGCGGCCCGCCGGGGCCTGTACCCGCTCCTGGTCGCCTCGCAGACGATCCCGGTCGTCGCCGTGGCTCCTCTGCTCATCATCTGGTTCGGCTTCGGCCTGCTGCCCAAGATGCTGGTCGTGACGCTGACGACGTTCTTCCCGCTGGCGGCGAACCTGGCCGCCGGGTTCGCCGCGACCGACCGTGAGGCGATGCGGCTGCTGCGCTCGCTGGGCGCGGGCCGCCTGCGGACGTTCCGGCTGGTTCGGGTGCCGAGCGCGATGCCGTACTTCTTCGCGGGGCTGCGGGTGAGCATCACCTACGCCGTCGTCGGCGCGGTGTTCGCGGAGTACGCGGGCGCGGAGGCGGGGCTCGGTATCTACATGCAGGCGCAGAAGAGCGCGTTCCGGACGGACCTGGTGTTCGCGGCGGTCGGGGTGACGGCGGCGCTGAGCATCGCGCTGTTCGGGGCGACCCATCTGCTGCAACGGCTGGTACTGCCATGGGAGCGGGCGCAACGGGAGGAGAGGTCGTGA